AAACAGCAACAGGAAAATTAAATGCTGAAACGATCCCTACAATTCCCAATGGATGCCATTGTTCATACATTCTGTGTCCGGGACGCTCTGAATGCATGGTAAGTCCATATAACTGACGTGATAATCCTACCGCAAAATCACATATATCGATCATTTCCTGGACTTCGCCAAGTCCTTCCTGATAAGATTTGCCCATTTCATAGGAAACCAATTTCCCCAACTCAGGTTTAACCTCACGTAGTGCATTTCCTATTTGCCTGACGATTTCCCCTCGCTGCGGTGCAGGCATATTCCTCCACGTTTTATAAGCTTCTTGGGCTTTGGAGACAACTGCATCATAACTTTCCCTGTTTGTGACCTGGACCTTTCCTATCAATTCTCCATCTGCAGGTGAAAAAGAACTGATATATTCCATACCTGAATCTATCCAGTTGTTTCCAGTAGAAGTTCCTAAGTTTTCGGTTTGTACTCCTAGTTTTTGTAGGGCGGACTTGACGCCGAATGAATCTGACATGTTATTTTGGTTTTAAGCTTATTGATCAAAGGCAAAACTAAAGAAAAATCCTCAGGCAGATGTTCAATTATCGTTTTTCTGTTTAAACTTTTCAGGCAAATATCTGTCAATATCAATATAATCCAGATAGGGCTTCAATTTGGGTCCAACATCAAAACGGTAGACAAAATTAATTCGATAATTCCCTGTCTGAAAATCAGTAGAAAAACTCCTCGCCTCCCTTATCCGCACATTATTGTGCACATAATTGGCATTGATGGACCATTTGGGCCCATTATATCCAGCAAATCCTCTTAAAAAATAATTGGAGTTTACTCCCCAATTTCCTTCTTTATCGGTATCAGAGGAAATAGTTGTATTTCCCAAACCGATATTTCCTGAAACCATACCCGTAATAAAAAAATGCTTTGCAATCACAAAAGTATGGACATAACCAACATTTGGCCCAAATTCTATAAAATTCATTTTTTTGAATTCGATTGGATCAGGGATAAATTCTGCAACAATATTACTTTCGTCATTGGCCCTTCCAAAATAAAATTCGAATCCTGTCACGAAGCTACCTGCCGATTTTTTTTGCCAGGCACTTTGAAGAAATGCAGCTTTCAAGGACAGTTTATCCCCATTGAACAAATATTGGACATTTGCCCCAAATTTTCTTACCTCCAAGTCTGGAAATGCCAGATCAGGAGGAATATCCGGTAAAGGTCCTATATAATCGCGAAGGAAAAAACCATCATAAAACTGCCCAAAAAGATCAATCACCCAATTTTTAGGGTAAATATGGGCCTGCAAATCCAAATACCGTGTATCTACCTGGGTCCGATTGGAATTCATAAAGTCAAAACCGTAGGCAAGGTTTAATGTGAAATCATTATAGGTAGCCCCAATGCCCAAGTTCAGTGTCGAAGTGGGTTCAAGAATTATTCTGGAATCATCGTCTATCCCTCTGATAAATAATGAAGTGTATTTTCTTGAAACATATGTTCGAGTTGTAAGTAATTTTTTATAGTTGACATAATAAGTGGTGTCCTCTTGGGCCTGGACATTATAAAAAATGCCAGAAAAAATTCCTATAAAAAAAATAAAGATTTTTGGTAAGGATGCTTTCAAAATTTCTGGAATTTTTTAATTCACAAATATATCGATCTAATAACAAAAAAAATCCGCAACAAGTGCGGATTAATTTTATATTGAATGGAGATCAGTAAAAATTATTATCTAAATAATCTCCATTCATTTTTAATTTTCAAAAGTCTTTAGCAGAAAAAGTTGCTTAATCACCCGAGACAAATATAATAAACTTTAAATTAAAATAGCAATACCCTGTTCACGGTATTTTTAGATAAAATACCAAAAAATTTATAATCGATTTTTTTAAACTCTTTAAATCAAGCAATTATACCAACTAAAAAATACTGTAAATTGGTTCTTATTTCTTCATTAAAATAAAAAATAACTAAAGTTAGTTTCCATATTCAGACTAATTTGTCTGGTTAAAATATTGAAAAACAATTAATTATTTCTTCGAATAGATTTAACATCTCAGGACAGTTTCCAAGTCAAACTAAACTAATAATTGTATTTTAAAGTTTTAATTATACTTGCTCATAAAACAATTTTTTCTTGAAAAAATTTAATTTTTAAGCATTATAATCTCAATATTATTAAATACAACTATCAAAAAATAATACTCAAAAAACCCAAAATTTGGAAATTATTTAACGGTTAAAATCAGATTTTTTAACAATTTATCACAAACGGAGCCTTGGACTGGCCATTTTATTCACCGGAAGGATAGACTACCATCAAAAAAACAACCTGAAATTTTGGAATACTCCGAACTATCAAGAGCTGTTAAAAAAAAGTACCCGTGACAAAGTGCCACAGGTACTTTTAAAAATAGATTAATTATTTCAATTTGCTCAAAGCTTGTTTCATTCTTTTCAATGCTTCTACCAAGTCCTCCTCTGAAGCAGCATAGGACAATCTAACACAATTAGGCGCGCCAAAAGCCGCTCCTGTTACCAAGGACACATTCGCTTTTTCCAAAAGGTACAAACAGATATCATCAGCATCATTGACAAGGTAGCCATCGGAAGATTTTCCAAAGAATGCAGTGACATCAGGAAAGAAATAGAATGCACCTTCTGGAACATGGGTTTTGATCCCAGGGATGTCTCTTAATAATCCCAAAACCAAGTCCCTTCTTTTAAGGTAGGCATCTTCCATTTTTTTGGAAGGGGATTGATCTCCTTCAATTGCTGCCAAAGCTGCTCTTTGAGCAATACCCGTCCCACCTGAAGTAAATTGTCCCTGCATTTTTTCACAGGCTTTGGCCATAAATACCGGTGCGCAGATGTAGCCTACTCTCCATCCTGTCATGGCATATCCTTTAGAAAATCCGTTGACGGTTATGGTTCTTTCAAACATTTCGGGAAAAGAAGCTATGCTGGCATGTTTACCTGTGAAATTGATCAATTCATATATTTCATCGGCAATCACAAATAAATTTTCTCTCTTTTTTACAACAGCGGCTATCGCTTCCAATTCCTCTTTGCTGAAAACCGATCCAGTAGGATTACAGGGAGAAGAATAAATAATTGCTTTTGTTTTATCTGTAAGCGCATTTTCCAACTGTGTGGCTGTCGCCTTAAAATTATTCTCAAGGTTACCTTCGATCAATATGGGTACACCGCCGGCCAATTTGATAATCTCAGCATAACTGACCCAATAGGGTGAAAATATGACCACCTCGTCTCCTTCATTAAGCAAACACATGAATACATTCGCAATGGAATGTTTTGCACCAGTGGAAACTACAATATTCTCCGCCTTAGCCTCAGCGATATGATTTTCTGCTCTGAGTTTTTTTGCTATGGCTTCCCTTAAATCCTGATAACCTGCAACGGGAGAATAAGAAAAATACTTTCCTTCATCGATTGCGTCCTTGGCCGCTTCCTGAATATGCTTTGGTGTCTTGAAATCGGGCTCGCCCAAGCTTAAGCTTATGATATCAATACCTTGCGATTTCAGCTCTCTGGCCTTTTTTGCCATTGCCAAGGTAGCGGATTCCTCCATTTGAATAATCCTGTCTGATAGAATAGAATTCATTATTATGGTTGTTTTTTAAATACCGCCAAAAATACGGATTACTGCGATTAATTCTACAATTAGCTGATGAATTGATTTGTAATCTATATTTTTGGTGTAAAATATTGAGCTGATTGACTCGTTAATCTAATTATGAATTCAAAAAATCTTCTTCTTTTATTTTTGATGACGGTGTCTCATGCTGTTTTTCC
This window of the Aquiflexum balticum DSM 16537 genome carries:
- a CDS encoding DUF4421 domain-containing protein yields the protein MKASLPKIFIFFIGIFSGIFYNVQAQEDTTYYVNYKKLLTTRTYVSRKYTSLFIRGIDDDSRIILEPTSTLNLGIGATYNDFTLNLAYGFDFMNSNRTQVDTRYLDLQAHIYPKNWVIDLFGQFYDGFFLRDYIGPLPDIPPDLAFPDLEVRKFGANVQYLFNGDKLSLKAAFLQSAWQKKSAGSFVTGFEFYFGRANDESNIVAEFIPDPIEFKKMNFIEFGPNVGYVHTFVIAKHFFITGMVSGNIGLGNTTISSDTDKEGNWGVNSNYFLRGFAGYNGPKWSINANYVHNNVRIREARSFSTDFQTGNYRINFVYRFDVGPKLKPYLDYIDIDRYLPEKFKQKNDN
- a CDS encoding pyridoxal phosphate-dependent aminotransferase, with the translated sequence MNSILSDRIIQMEESATLAMAKKARELKSQGIDIISLSLGEPDFKTPKHIQEAAKDAIDEGKYFSYSPVAGYQDLREAIAKKLRAENHIAEAKAENIVVSTGAKHSIANVFMCLLNEGDEVVIFSPYWVSYAEIIKLAGGVPILIEGNLENNFKATATQLENALTDKTKAIIYSSPCNPTGSVFSKEELEAIAAVVKKRENLFVIADEIYELINFTGKHASIASFPEMFERTITVNGFSKGYAMTGWRVGYICAPVFMAKACEKMQGQFTSGGTGIAQRAALAAIEGDQSPSKKMEDAYLKRRDLVLGLLRDIPGIKTHVPEGAFYFFPDVTAFFGKSSDGYLVNDADDICLYLLEKANVSLVTGAAFGAPNCVRLSYAASEEDLVEALKRMKQALSKLK